A window of Oncorhynchus keta strain PuntledgeMale-10-30-2019 chromosome 27, Oket_V2, whole genome shotgun sequence contains these coding sequences:
- the LOC118370671 gene encoding aerolysin-like protein encodes MSCVAQGELLGFSKGKLCLERLRDAHTHMATTLHLIGGGGGTYFEFHGMDNGATIKKIGVAVGGSQVKAVRVELTDGKGATFGDADTFNEFEFNLGERITKLSLWGNGAGTRLGAIKFTTSQNREFFEKMTSWPLKTEYTIDVGSGICLGLQGRSGSDIDCMGFLFINTIKSSVMTDMEYPTLSLYKPQVTQEYVTSVSHQNDTSLVVEKSITYIKTLTKTSSWSVSNKIEFTLNVSVKAGIPDLVEVSSGFSLTVGVEQSTSLQKTETITESGTINVKIPPGKIMDVEITMWKANIDLDYRAKVKVTCMNGSQLVFPSKGIYTGVAYTSLRLSRKER; translated from the exons ATGTCCTGTGTTGCTCAGGGAGAGCttcttg GTTTTTCAAAGGGGAAACTTTGTTTGGAAAG GTTACgtgacgcgcacacacacatggcaACCACACTGCATTTGATCGGTGGTGGAGGAGGCACTTACTTTGAATTCCATGGCATGGACAACGGTGCCACCATCAAGAAGATCGGAGTGGCGGTGGGAGGCTCTCAGGTGAAAGCTGTGCGGGTGGAGCTGACCGACGGGAAAGGAGCGACTTTTGGAGATGCAGACACTTTCAATGAGTTTGAGTTCAACCTCGGCGAGCGCATCACCAAGCTGTCTCTGTGGGGTAACGGCGCCGGCACACGTCTGGGTGCCATCAAATTCACGACGAGTCAGAACCGGGAGTTCTTTGAAAAAATGACCAGCTGGCCACTGAAGACTGAGTACACCATAGATGTGGGGTCCGGAATCTGCCTGGGGCTGCAGGGCAGGTCTGGCTCAGACATCGACTGCATGGGCTTCCTCTTCATCAACACCATCAAGTCGTCCGTAATGACTGACATGGAGTATCCCACCCTGTCCCTCTATAAACCCCAG GTGACCCAAGAATATGTGACATCTGTGTCTCACCAGAATGACACCTCCTTGGTTGTAGAAAAGTCCATTACATACATCAAGACGCTGACCAAGACTTCCTCCTGGTCCGTCAGCAACAAAATAGAATTCACCTTGAATGTATCGGTCAAAGCAGGGATCCCGGATCTGGTCGAGGTGTCATCAGGGTTCAGCTTGACCGTGGGAGTGGAGCAATCCACCAGCCTGCAGAAAACAGAGACCATAACAGAATCAGGTACCATCAACGTGAAGATCCCACCAGGGAAGATCATGGATGTTGAGATCACAATGTGGAAAGCAAATATCGACCTCGACTACAGGGCCAAAGTGAAAGTCACCTGCATGAACGGCAGTCAGCTGGTCTTCCCATCCAAAGGCATCTACACTGGTGTGGCTTACACTTCATTGAGGTTGTccagaaaggagagatga